The Mastomys coucha isolate ucsf_1 unplaced genomic scaffold, UCSF_Mcou_1 pScaffold20, whole genome shotgun sequence nucleotide sequence AGGCAACAAACAATATGAAGCCAGGTAGCCTTTTGGTTACCTTTTTGCATAACAGTTAATAAGCAATGGCGATCGCAATTTGTACATCAAGAAGCCATTAAAAATTTCCATACAttactaaaaaaattaaactattgcaaaagaaagaaacaaagaaaggaaggaaggaaggaaggaaggaaggaaggaaggatttccAGCTACTGGGGAAGCACTGTAACTGCTACGAAAGGTCGGTAGGTGGCTCTGctccttttaaataaatttacaaaagaCAGAGAACATGATCCGCTAAGTAGAACctttaatcaaaacaataaaccaCATTCTGAAAACTgtggcctctcctctcctttagAATAGTTGGGAGGCTTTAAAATTAGACCCAGGAGAAAAATTGCAAACTGTGTATGGTTAAGCAATTTGTTAGGAGATCAGGGAAGGTATTATACTGTGAAGAACAGTTACTAAAGGGAAGATGGAGTCCGCCTCTTCATTCCTTACTTCCAtttagaatgaaagaaaattaagtgTTGAAACCTTCTGAACACTCACTTACCCACAGCTGTACACTTCAGGTCACTCTACAGAAACGTTAGATATTTAAAGTTTGTGTGTGGGGAAAAATTGTCCTCTAGGTCTTCAACTTCTACTTAGACTCTGTCATCTTAGCTTTAGCTCACACCTTTAtacttaagaaaaagaataaccAGTAGGGCGTTATAAAATTATAAGTGCTTACCAAACTGGGTCATAGTTTTCAACCTTGTTAACATTCCAGGAAAAACCTCGCCTAAAACCAAAGCCATCTGAAGGAATGGgaagcctgttttgtttttaatctaaataaagaaaaatgtgttttaaactaaaatatagttaaaaagtcataatttcctttttcagacTCTTCCCAAAGTCTTCAAAGAAGCAGGTGTTTTACAGTTGCAGTCGTATCTCTCTGGTTCCAGAAAAGATGAACACTTACTTTTGGAGATGTACATTTTAGGCTTTCAAGTTTGCTAAATACAtaattctgattttaattttaaaaattactttacttattcacttatGTGGTGCGGGTGTTGCAGCGAGTCAAACCATAGAACTTTCCTGTGTCTGGTTTTCTCCTTCAACCCCAGGAGGGATCAAACTCCCGGCTTCAGGCGGTAAGCGCCCTTACCTGTTGAGTTGCCTTGTCGACAGACTCgttctggtattttgtttgttttttattatttattttttttaaaagagttaaaaaGTTTAAAGTACAAAACTATTATGTACGTAAATAAATTCTTTAGTAATATTCTAAGCTGTCAGACTGTAACccgaaaatagaaaaaaaaaaaaagcaaccaataaCTTCTCCTCTCAAACGAGAACTTTCAGATTTGCTTTTATCAAGAACACCTTTAGGAATATTTTGGATGGCAAAGGAGATTATTTTCTCACTGTCCTTTTGGCTCGTTAGGTCGACACAATATTTCGCTTGTTGCTCTCCTGATGCTCAGAGAGCCCCTTTAAAACTCGGAGAAGCTGAGAATAAACAGACCCGGGCTATAAGCGCGTCTTGAACCACTTAAATTACTTTAAACTttctgcttttaaatgttaattccAAAGCCGCTTACTTAACTGTCTTTGCAAATTTACCTTTTGAAAAATAACTGCACACCAAAAGTCGGAACAAACCGGTGAAATGAAATGAACAGTGTTTCCTGATTGTGAACAAACATATGGTTTAGCTAGAAAGATGAATCACCacaaaaagagagaataaaaaacgAGAGAACCATTTCACACTTGGCCCACAGAGTCGGGGAGAAAGGGTGCCTGTCCGGTTGACATTCATGCATTCACATCTATTATTTTTGATGTCATGGAGCTGATCGGTGGAGACCGAACATGAGTGCTGTGCTGAACGTGAATAATTCGATTGTAAGTTTAAAACTTTGGGACTTGTTAGAAAGGGCAGTTAGAAAAGGCAGTGGAGGCTAGGGGCAAGTAAGTAATCAAGTCAGTCACCCAAACGGATTCACGAGCTTTTGGGGGACCAGCCGTCCAGCTGGTGGGATCTATCTGTCTCTTGTTTCAATACTCTGATTTTTATAGTAGGTTGATCGTACCCGGGCTAAGAtgggaggatggaggggaggcaggaaggatggatGACCAGACCGTTGGACAGAAGGGCCGGATAAAGGAAAGACGGATGGGCGCTTTTCACCTTGACTCAGGAGCTAACAGAAAGCCCCGGGAACCCGGCAGGCGGGGCAAAGGAGGCTGCACGCTGCTCTGGGGCACTTGGGGCGTGGCGAGGGCGTGGACTGTGGAGCCTTGGCCGCCCAGCCTCCGCGGGCCCGCAGGTATAAGAGACGCGGTACCCCGCCCTCGGCGAGCTCCTCGGCGCTCCAAGTCGGTCGCAGCGGAGGCCAGGACGGGCCGTAGGGTTGGTCCGCCAAGGGATGCTCTCTCCGAAGCGCCGTGGCCAGCCCCGCTCTCCCAAAGCCGCTGCCGCGCCGCACCAGCCCTCGGCCGCCGACATGGCCCTGTATTGCGGCGACAACTTCGCATACTCAcagcccgccgccgccgccgcgcctGGTGCGCCCCCGATCTCCAGGGCACCCTATGGGCTGTCCGACTACGCCGCGCCCCCCGCTGCAGCCGCCAACCCCTATTTGTGGCTCAACGGGCCCGGCGTGGGCGGCCCGGCCTCCGCTGCCGGCTACCTAGGGGCGCCGCCGCCCGCCCCCGGAGCAGCGCCGGGACCCTTCCTGCAGCCGCCAGCCGCTCCGGGCACTTTCGCGGGCGCCCAGCGGGGCTTCGCGCAGCCCTCGGCGGCCGCACCCGCCTCCCCTGCCGGCTCGGCAGCCCCTGGCGAGCTGGGCTGGCTGTCGATGGCCAGCCGTGAGGACCTGATGAAGATGGTGCGACCACCCTACTCGTACTCGGCGCTCATCGCTATGGCCATCCAGAGCGCGCCAGAGCGCAAACTCACCCTCAGCCACATCTACCAGTTCGTCGCCGATAACTTCCCTTTCTACCAGCGCAGCAAGGCTGGCTGGCAAAACTCCATCCGTCACAACCTATCACTCAACGACTGCTTTAAGAAGGTGCCCCGCGACGAGGACGACCCAGGTGAGGATGGTCGGGCAGGTACTTTAGGACCGCGAAGCCGAGCACCTATAGGTGCTGAGAACCGGAGCCTAATATCCGATCTGTGCGCGGCCGGGTTGGAAATCTGCGTGGGGCCTTATCTTTACTAGAGGGGGGAAGATGTGGGGATAGAGCCACCCAAACCTGGTCTGATAGGGACACGGGAAATATATCAGATGTCTACAGAGGACATGGTCCCTCACACTCAGGGCAGAAGCTAGGGGGCTAAACCAAAAAGTTCATACGCACTAACAGGAGGTCGCTTCAGGGAACAGCAAAAGTCACTGGAAGATACATAGAGCAGGGAAAGGGACTCTAACAAGCAGGGTGTTAACAAAAGATGAGAACACTAGGcctcatttccttctttgaatTCCTAAGGATCGATCCCACTTTGTGGGCCAACCGAGGTTTGGGTAAGATGTGGGCACCCTGTATGGGCTTCCCTCTAGTCTAAATCCTATACCCTGAGTGAAGAAGACTGCATAGGTCTGTGTTCTGAGTTTTCCCTCACCtggcagagggaggtggaagTGGAGTGAAGCTTTACAAAGACAGATTCTTGCTTGAGGCTCTTGAATGAAGCCTGAGCTGTTGTATtgggggatggaacccagggcctcagatATGCAAAAGATTAGCTCCACCACTTAATTGCATTATCCTTGTAGAAGTATATTCTGGAGCAGTTTTCTAGTGCAGATACTGTATTGTgcaaactacattttaaaagttaatgtgGTTAGGCACACCTTATCATTTAGGAGgatagagagttccaggtcagcttcaTGAAGTCTCACATCCTGTGTATGTTTTACAACACGCTTTAATTTGGACACATCTCAAGTAGCCATTAGTCCCCAATGGTGACACTTGTACAGGACGTGCAGTTTTTGAAGATGCAACTTCCTGACTTAGCTTCTAAACCACCCAAGATTATTATGTCAGTTGTCGTGTGTATTCCTTTGAACTTTAAAAAGTTCAAAAATATTGTATCtggaaaagctttaaaaaaaaaccctaccaaatgaagtggaaatttctggataTGCCAGTAGGACTCAATGGAAAGTGATGGCTTGAACCAAGTATTTGGAGTTTGGGAGTGGAACTCAAAAATACAGCACTTGCCATGGTATATTGAGATCGTGGGTTTATCCTCTTGcactgggagaggaggaagaaatgatagTAATACTAACCAAGATGGCTCAATAGACCTATCCAGATAGTTAAagaattctctctgtctctgtctgtctctctctttctctgtatgtgtgtgtgtgtgtgtgtgtgtgtacgtgtgtgtacactctttacagaggcaaaggcaggcatatctcttgagtttgaggccagcctggtctacatagtgagttctgggataggcagagctacatagttgagagagacagagagggagaaagagaaagaaggaggaggaggaggaagaagaagaagaggaggagagagggtagGGAGGTTGGTTAGGAGGCTGCCTCTCGACACTGTATGTAATACAGCAGGCAGTCAGTCTGCACCTTACCTCATCTGAAACTGAGGGCTGTGGTCCTGTTGCCTGTCTCCACAGAGCTGAGAGACACCTGAACTTACCTATGAGAAGCACTCACTGCAAAGCAATAGTTTAAGTCTTTGAAACAGTAAAGGCCAGGTTAGGAAAAGCTGTTTGGGTGAAAGTCTTCTAAGGTGATATAGGTATGTCCCACTCCAGTTAGAGAAGGGCATTTCTTTGCTACAGAAGACAGGTCTTGTGTAGATTTTAAATGAGTGCAGAATTTTCCTAGTGGACATGTGATTAGACATACCTTATCTTACGAGGACACATTGTATTCAGTAATGTACTGGGATGTTAATTCCTAGTTTTCTTGTTCTGCAGACACACATCAGCTGAGCTGTTAAGATTTAGTTggttaagccgggcagtggtggcacacgcctttaatcccagcacttgggaggcggaggcaggtgaatttctgagtttgaagccagcctggtctacagagcgagttccaggacagccagggatacacagagaaaccctgcccaaaaaaaaaaaaaaaaaaaaaaatatatatatatatatatatatatatatatatatatatgttgattGCTTGgtagtaatatttttttaattatcattttgaCATTGTCTTTTTTAAATGGTGTGATTCTTTTCTGTTCTAAGACTTACATTTTTTTCAGGAAAAGTTGTAGTAAATTCTGTTAGCTGTTGTGCCAGCTACAACACTAAGGCATCATTTAAGCCTAAATTAATTTACTACATGTTAACTTactgttttagaaaacaaatggaagaTCATGATTTAAGTAACATCagaatttcataattttgcaAGTTAACATGGCTTGGATCAGGAGTTAGGGAAAGTAGCAGGTGACTTACTGTAGGTGTCTCAGAAATAGAATCAGGTCATAGGATGTAAGTAGTGGGTGCATAAGACATAGGACTGGCTAGAAGAATTTACTCTACTTTTTTCCTTGTAGTGAGCAAGGCCTCCAGAAGAGGATGACCTAGTGAGCTCCTTGGTCACCATTTAATCTGATTTCCTGGTGGCCCAGTGTGGGCTGTAGCGAGCTTCCCAAACCCTCAGTTTTACTAAAGCAGGGTCATTTGTTGTCCAAAATAATTAAGCAGCAAATTACAAACCAGGTATTGAGGCATATAACCTGTACTTCTAGAACTTAGGCAGTAGAGACCAGGATTGATCAGTTGGCAGCCTCAACTTCACTGGCACAGCAGGTTCTGGGTTTGCCTGGGCTattcaagaccctgtctcaataaacagaaagggcacagagaaagaagagggctGGGACTGTAGCTCAGCAGGCGAAGGCGTGCCTACCATGATCCTCAGCGTTGTAGAATGGGCATGGGAGTGTATCTCAGGGAaggaggtgtaatctcagggagAGGCAGCAGAGCTAGAGGAAATctaaggccagccagggatatatgaAACTGTCCTTAAATTCCAGAAATAGATCTCATTCACATGGCTTACATTAATTGTTAGTCTACCTAATTTATATATTAACTTTACCATAGGAAGAAGCTTAGGATGGATAGGATTTGGTGCTGTTTGATTTCAGACATGGAGTAAAGTGTCTTGGAACATaaggggggggggtgttctgTGCACAGAAATAAAGTAGAACCTTCAAGCCCAggcgtggtagcacatgcctttaatcccagcattcgagaggggcagatggatctctgagttcaaggctaatctggtctgcagagcaagttctgggacatccagagccacacagagaaaccctgcctcgaatgAATGAATGTAGcgaacagacagacaaatgaaagaaatgacCAATCCTCACTAAATTCTTCATTCCCCTCAGGGAAGGGTAATTACTGGACTCTGGATCCAAACTGTGAGAAAATGTTCGACAATGGAAACTTCCGACGGAAGCGAAGGCGCCGGGCCGAGGCTAGTAGCAACCTTACTGTGCCTTCGGGGACATCAAAATCAGAAGGGCAGTCCTCAAGACTAAGAGTGAGTGGGAAGCTAGAAGGAGACAGCCCCTCTTCTATGCTGAGGCCATCTCAGTCACCAGAGCCTCCAGAGGGCACCAAGAGTACTGCCTCCTCTCCTGGAGCATCCACCCTCACCTCCACTCCGTGCCTCAACACATTCCTCAGCAGCTTCAACACCTTAAGTGTCAACTCCAGCAGCATGGGCACCCAGCGAACCCTCCCAGGCACCCGTCGCCACCTAGGAGGGACCCAGCTGCCCTCCAGCACATTCCCCAACACCTCCGTTCCAGACAGCTCTCCAGACTCCATGCAGCTGAGTACTGTGGGTGGGAGCAACCAGCTGTCCTCCTACTACCACCCTTTCTCTGGTGGCAGCAGTGGGGACCAGAGTAGCCCCTTCAGCAGCCCTTTCTACAACTTCAGCATGGTCAACAGCCTCATCTACCCCCGGGATGGCTCTGATATATAGACATTGCTCCTCAGACTCGATGAAATGTACACTTGAGATGTACCTATCTCCCACACAGATCAGTAGTTTCAGAAATCTGCTTAGCATCTTGGAAAGGGGACCTACTGTGCAGAGAATTAAATGGGTTGaggtatttatatacatatacatacagacacacacacagacagtttTTGGTATAAAGCATTCCTGCAACAACCCCTAAAAAATCCTGCAGTCCATTGACTTTGTCTATGCTCAGGTTGATGGGGGAAACATCGTTGGAGTTATGGGTGGGAAAACTACATTTGAGCTTTCAGCTCTGATTTACAAGTGAATAATATAATAAAGACAGGCCTCACAGAGTTCTACCTACCATCCTAGGATGGGAGGCACACAACCTGAGAAACCTGGAAAAGCTTGCTGGAGTGTGAGAGCTTGCTGGTTACTGTGAGCATAGTCAGTGGACTGTAGGATTATTCAGGAGTTCACAGAAAGCAATCCAGAAGCTTACTGAGCCTATCAGATTTGAATCCATTCAAAGTGGATCGCCTTAACCCATTAACAATTCTGCACGGTAAGTCCCCTTTGCAAGACACTAGTGGGTTTCTGAAACCGTTGAAAGTACCAAACCCTGTGAGAGGCAGGAGTGACTATCCTGAAATGGTAGGTAACATACCAAGGTCACACATGGGAAATAGTGGGTTCTTAAACATGCCAGCTTCATGATAGACAAAGTAAACATGGGATAAGGTCTGGAAGCCATAGTTCTAGTGATAAACCTGGTTTCCTGCCTGATTTAGCTTATGTCCTAGGTGT carries:
- the Foxi3 gene encoding forkhead box protein I3 is translated as MLSPKRRGQPRSPKAAAAPHQPSAADMALYCGDNFAYSQPAAAAAPGAPPISRAPYGLSDYAAPPAAAANPYLWLNGPGVGGPASAAGYLGAPPPAPGAAPGPFLQPPAAPGTFAGAQRGFAQPSAAAPASPAGSAAPGELGWLSMASREDLMKMVRPPYSYSALIAMAIQSAPERKLTLSHIYQFVADNFPFYQRSKAGWQNSIRHNLSLNDCFKKVPRDEDDPGKGNYWTLDPNCEKMFDNGNFRRKRRRRAEASSNLTVPSGTSKSEGQSSRLRVSGKLEGDSPSSMLRPSQSPEPPEGTKSTASSPGASTLTSTPCLNTFLSSFNTLSVNSSSMGTQRTLPGTRRHLGGTQLPSSTFPNTSVPDSSPDSMQLSTVGGSNQLSSYYHPFSGGSSGDQSSPFSSPFYNFSMVNSLIYPRDGSDI